From the Gordonia bronchialis DSM 43247 genome, one window contains:
- a CDS encoding DNA-directed RNA polymerase subunit beta': protein MLDVNFFDELKIGLATADDIHNWSYGEVKKPETINYRTLKPEKDGLFCEKIFGPTRDWECYCGKYKRVRFKGIICERCGVEVTKAKVRRERMGHIELAAPVTHIWYFKGVPSRLGYLLDLAPKDLEKIIYFAAYVITAVDDELRHNELSTLEAEMEVEKKAVADQRDVDLNERQQKLEQDLAELEAEGAKADVRRKVKDGAEREMRRMRDSAQRELDALDELWDKFTKLAPRDLIIDEKLYHQLVERYGEYFTGSMGAEAIKKLLETFDIDAEADSLRDTIRNGKGQKKLRALKRLKVVAAFQQSGNSPLGMVLDAVPVIPPELRPMVQLDGGRFATSDLNDLYRRVINRNNRLKRLIDLGAPEIIVNNEKRMLQESVDALFDNGRRGRPVTGPGNRPLKSLSDLLKGKQGRFRQNLLGKRVDYSGRSVIVVGPQLKLHQCGLPKLMALELFKPFVMKRLVDLNQAQNIKSAKRMVERQRPAVWDVLEEVIAEHPVLLNRAPTLHRLGIQAFEPQLVEGKAIQLHPLVCEAFNADFDGDQMAVHLPLSAEAQAEARILMLSSNNILSPASGRPLAMPRLDMVTGLYYLTTLTEGAVGEYTPATADDVERGVYSSPAEAIMAVDRGALTVQSRIKVRLTDQRPPAEIEAELFPEGWSFGQPWDADTTLGRVLFNELLPVEYPYVNEQMPKKRQAVIINDLAERYPMIVVAQTVDKLKDVGFYWATRSGVTVSMADVLVPPQKAEILDKYEERADGLERKFQRGALTPDERRDALVEIWKQATEEVGAAMEAHYPDDNPIPMIVKSGAAGNMTQIRSLAGMKGLVTNPKGEFIPRPIKSSFREGLTVAEYFINTHGARKGLADTALRTADSGYLTRRLVDVSQDVIVREVDCGTERGITTTIAERQPDGTLIRDAHVETSTYARTLATDALDADGNVIVERGHDLGDPAIEALLAAGITQVKVRSVLTCATGTGVCAHCYGRSMATGKLVDIGEAVGIIAAQSIGEPGTQLTMRTFHQGGVGDDITGGLPRVQELFEARVPKGVAPIAEVSGRVRLEDDDRFYKITIVPDDGSEEVVIDKISKRQRLRVFKHDDGSERLLSDGDHVEVGQQLMEGSANPHEVLRVMGPRQVQVHLVNEVQEVYRSQGVSIHDKHIETIVRQMLRRVTIIDHGSTEFLPGSLVERAEFEAANRQVVAEGGEPAAGRPVLMGITKASLATESWLSAASFQETTRVLTDAAINSRSDKLIGLKENVIIGKLIPAGTGINRYRNIQVQPTEEARAAAYAVPSYDDTYYSPDGTFGAPAGAAVPLDDYGFSNDYR from the coding sequence TTGCTCGACGTCAACTTTTTCGACGAACTGAAAATCGGCCTCGCCACGGCCGACGACATCCACAACTGGTCATACGGTGAGGTCAAGAAGCCCGAGACCATCAACTACCGCACGCTCAAGCCCGAGAAGGACGGCCTGTTCTGCGAGAAGATCTTCGGACCGACTCGCGACTGGGAGTGCTACTGCGGCAAGTACAAGCGCGTGCGCTTCAAGGGCATCATCTGCGAACGCTGCGGCGTGGAGGTGACCAAGGCCAAGGTGCGCCGTGAGCGCATGGGTCACATCGAGCTGGCCGCACCGGTCACCCACATCTGGTACTTCAAGGGTGTGCCGAGCCGGTTGGGCTACCTGCTCGACCTGGCGCCGAAGGATCTCGAGAAGATCATCTACTTCGCCGCCTACGTGATCACCGCGGTCGACGACGAGCTCCGGCACAACGAGCTCTCCACTCTCGAGGCCGAGATGGAGGTCGAGAAGAAGGCCGTCGCCGATCAGCGCGACGTCGATCTCAACGAGCGTCAGCAGAAGCTCGAGCAGGATCTCGCCGAGCTCGAGGCCGAGGGTGCCAAGGCCGACGTCCGCCGCAAGGTCAAGGACGGCGCCGAGCGCGAGATGCGCCGGATGCGCGACTCCGCCCAGCGTGAGCTGGACGCGCTCGACGAGCTGTGGGACAAGTTCACCAAGCTCGCCCCGCGCGACCTGATCATCGACGAGAAGCTGTATCACCAGCTCGTCGAGCGGTACGGGGAGTACTTCACCGGGTCGATGGGTGCCGAGGCCATCAAGAAGCTCCTCGAGACCTTCGACATCGATGCCGAGGCCGATTCGCTGCGCGACACCATCCGCAACGGCAAGGGCCAGAAGAAGCTGCGTGCGCTCAAGCGACTCAAGGTCGTGGCCGCGTTCCAGCAGTCCGGCAATTCGCCGCTGGGCATGGTGCTCGACGCCGTGCCGGTGATTCCGCCGGAGCTTCGTCCGATGGTGCAGCTCGACGGTGGCCGCTTCGCGACCTCCGACCTCAACGACTTGTACCGCCGCGTCATCAACCGCAACAACCGCCTCAAGCGACTGATCGATCTCGGTGCTCCCGAGATCATCGTGAACAACGAGAAGCGGATGCTGCAGGAGTCGGTGGATGCCCTGTTCGACAACGGTCGTCGCGGCCGTCCGGTCACCGGACCGGGTAACCGCCCGCTGAAGTCGCTGAGCGATCTGCTCAAGGGCAAGCAGGGTCGTTTCCGTCAGAACCTGCTCGGCAAGCGCGTCGACTACTCGGGCCGTTCGGTCATCGTCGTCGGCCCGCAGCTCAAGCTGCACCAGTGCGGTCTGCCGAAGCTGATGGCGCTCGAGCTGTTCAAGCCGTTCGTGATGAAGCGTCTCGTCGATCTCAACCAGGCGCAGAACATCAAGTCCGCCAAGCGGATGGTGGAGCGTCAGCGTCCGGCCGTGTGGGACGTCCTCGAAGAGGTCATCGCCGAGCACCCGGTGCTGCTGAACCGTGCTCCTACCCTGCACCGTCTGGGCATCCAGGCCTTCGAACCGCAGCTGGTGGAGGGCAAGGCCATTCAGCTGCACCCGCTGGTGTGTGAGGCGTTCAACGCCGACTTCGACGGTGACCAGATGGCCGTGCACCTCCCGCTGAGTGCGGAGGCGCAGGCCGAGGCGCGCATCCTGATGCTGTCGAGCAACAACATCCTGTCGCCGGCGTCGGGCCGTCCGCTGGCCATGCCGCGTCTGGACATGGTGACCGGCCTGTACTACCTGACCACCCTCACCGAGGGTGCCGTCGGCGAGTACACCCCGGCCACCGCCGACGACGTCGAGCGCGGTGTGTACTCGAGCCCGGCCGAGGCCATCATGGCCGTCGATCGTGGTGCGCTCACCGTGCAGTCGCGCATCAAGGTGCGGCTGACCGATCAGCGTCCGCCGGCCGAGATCGAGGCCGAGCTCTTCCCGGAAGGCTGGTCCTTCGGGCAGCCGTGGGACGCCGACACCACGCTGGGTCGCGTGCTCTTCAACGAGCTGCTGCCGGTGGAGTACCCGTACGTCAACGAGCAGATGCCGAAGAAGCGTCAGGCCGTGATCATCAACGATCTGGCCGAGCGGTACCCGATGATCGTGGTGGCGCAGACCGTCGACAAGCTCAAGGACGTCGGTTTCTACTGGGCGACCCGCTCGGGTGTGACCGTCTCGATGGCCGACGTGCTGGTGCCGCCGCAGAAGGCGGAGATCCTCGACAAGTACGAGGAGCGGGCCGACGGCCTGGAGCGCAAGTTCCAGCGTGGTGCCCTCACCCCGGACGAGCGTCGCGACGCTCTGGTGGAGATCTGGAAGCAGGCCACCGAAGAGGTGGGCGCGGCCATGGAGGCGCACTACCCGGATGACAACCCGATCCCGATGATCGTGAAGTCGGGTGCGGCGGGCAACATGACCCAGATCCGCTCGCTGGCGGGCATGAAGGGTCTGGTGACCAACCCGAAGGGTGAGTTCATCCCGCGTCCCATCAAGTCCTCGTTCCGCGAGGGCCTGACCGTGGCGGAGTACTTCATCAACACGCACGGCGCCCGCAAGGGTCTGGCCGACACCGCGCTGCGTACCGCCGACTCGGGTTACCTGACCCGTCGTCTGGTGGACGTCAGCCAGGACGTCATCGTGCGTGAGGTGGATTGCGGCACCGAGCGTGGCATCACCACGACCATCGCCGAGCGCCAGCCGGACGGCACGCTCATCCGCGATGCGCATGTGGAGACCTCCACCTACGCGCGGACCCTGGCGACCGACGCCCTCGACGCCGACGGCAACGTCATCGTCGAGCGCGGTCACGATCTCGGCGACCCCGCGATAGAGGCGCTGCTGGCCGCCGGCATCACCCAGGTCAAGGTCCGCTCGGTGCTCACCTGTGCCACCGGCACCGGTGTGTGCGCGCATTGCTACGGCCGTTCGATGGCCACCGGCAAGCTCGTCGACATCGGCGAGGCCGTCGGTATCATCGCGGCCCAGTCGATCGGTGAGCCCGGTACCCAGCTGACGATGCGTACGTTCCACCAGGGTGGCGTCGGTGACGACATCACCGGTGGTCTGCCGCGTGTCCAGGAGCTCTTCGAGGCTCGCGTGCCCAAGGGTGTCGCGCCGATCGCGGAGGTCTCCGGCCGGGTGCGCCTGGAGGACGACGACCGCTTCTACAAGATCACCATCGTCCCCGACGACGGTTCCGAAGAAGTGGTCATCGACAAGATCTCCAAGCGTCAGCGTCTGCGTGTCTTCAAGCACGACGACGGCTCGGAGCGTCTGCTCTCCGACGGCGACCACGTGGAGGTCGGTCAGCAGCTCATGGAGGGCTCGGCCAACCCGCACGAGGTGCTGCGCGTGATGGGTCCCCGTCAGGTGCAGGTCCACCTGGTCAACGAGGTCCAGGAGGTCTACCGCAGCCAGGGTGTGTCGATCCACGACAAGCACATCGAGACCATCGTGCGGCAGATGCTGCGTCGCGTGACGATCATCGATCACGGTTCGACGGAGTTCCTGCCCGGTTCGCTGGTCGAGCGTGCCGAGTTCGAGGCGGCCAACCGTCAGGTCGTCGCCGAGGGCGGCGAGCCGGCAGCCGGACGTCCGGTGCTGATGGGTATCACCAAGGCATCGCTGGCGACCGAGTCGTGGCTGAGTGCGGCGTCGTTCCAGGAGACCACGCGTGTCCTGACCGACGCGGCCATCAACAGCCGCAGCGACAAGCTGATCGGTCTGAAGGAGAACGTGATCATCGGTAAGTTGATCCCGGCCGGTACCGGCATCAACCGGTACCGCAACATCCAGGTCCAGCCGACCGAGGAGGCGCGTGCCGCGGCGTACGCGGTGCCGTCCTACGACGACACCTACTACAGCCCGGACGGCACCTTCGGTGCTCCGGCAGGGGCTGCGGTGCCGCTGGACGACTACGGTTTCTCCAACGACTACCGGTAG
- a CDS encoding VOC family protein yields MDWTLEVAFLPVTDVDRAKDFYTRIGFHPDHDQSPTDDIRFVQMTPPGSACSIAFGKGIVDGAPPSVGTLMVCVSDIHQARKQLVDAGVDVSEVDEQAWGHFVYFDDPDGNHWNVQYLPYRYQS; encoded by the coding sequence ATGGACTGGACACTCGAAGTCGCATTTCTCCCGGTGACCGACGTCGACCGCGCCAAGGACTTCTACACCCGCATCGGGTTCCATCCCGACCACGATCAGTCCCCCACCGACGACATCCGCTTCGTGCAGATGACGCCGCCCGGCTCCGCATGCTCGATCGCCTTCGGCAAGGGCATCGTCGACGGCGCACCGCCCAGCGTCGGCACCCTCATGGTCTGCGTCTCCGACATTCACCAGGCCCGCAAGCAGCTCGTCGACGCCGGCGTGGACGTCAGTGAGGTGGACGAACAGGCCTGGGGTCACTTCGTCTACTTCGACGACCCCGACGGCAATCACTGGAACGTGCAGTACCTGCCGTATCGCTATCAGAGCTGA
- a CDS encoding epoxide hydrolase family protein has translation MITPFRIDIPQADLDDLGDRLSRTRWPDELPGVGWDYGFPRKRLQELAERWRDSYDWRAYEDRLNEFDHFTTEIDGQTIHFMHVRSSNPDALPLILTHGWPGSFLEFLDVIEPLSREHHLVIPSIPGYGFSGPTTEPGWGTTRIARAWAELMDRLGYRRYGAQGGDFGAGISLALGAVAAESVVGVHVNYLPTRPDPDADVALTESDEARLVTVRHMMANRPPYQALQAATPQTIGYALTDSPVAQLAWIAERFAHWTDPATPVDDDRILTDVSLYWLTATAASSARLHHDTERGSVRCPVPVGVAVFGHDITLSIRPLAQRLYDIRHWSEFDRGGHFAAMEVPDLFAADVGEFFGSLGADRCLAG, from the coding sequence ATGATCACCCCTTTTCGCATCGACATCCCGCAGGCCGACCTCGACGACCTCGGCGACCGCCTCTCCCGGACGCGATGGCCCGATGAACTCCCCGGCGTCGGCTGGGACTACGGATTCCCGCGCAAGCGGCTCCAAGAACTCGCCGAGCGCTGGCGCGACTCGTATGACTGGCGTGCATACGAGGACCGGCTCAACGAGTTCGACCATTTCACCACCGAGATCGATGGCCAGACAATCCATTTCATGCATGTCCGGTCGTCGAATCCGGATGCGTTGCCGCTCATTCTCACCCACGGCTGGCCTGGCTCGTTCCTGGAGTTCCTCGATGTCATCGAACCGCTGTCGCGCGAACACCACCTGGTCATCCCGTCGATCCCGGGCTACGGATTCTCCGGTCCCACCACCGAACCCGGCTGGGGCACGACGCGGATCGCACGCGCCTGGGCCGAGTTGATGGACCGTCTCGGTTATCGGCGCTACGGGGCGCAGGGCGGGGACTTCGGGGCGGGAATCTCACTGGCGCTCGGCGCGGTCGCGGCCGAGTCGGTGGTCGGCGTCCACGTCAACTACCTGCCGACGCGGCCCGACCCAGACGCCGACGTCGCGCTCACCGAGTCCGACGAGGCACGCCTGGTCACCGTGCGCCACATGATGGCCAACCGTCCGCCCTATCAAGCGCTGCAGGCCGCCACCCCGCAGACCATCGGCTATGCACTCACCGACTCGCCGGTCGCCCAACTCGCCTGGATCGCGGAGCGTTTCGCACACTGGACCGATCCGGCCACACCCGTCGACGACGACCGCATCCTCACCGACGTGTCGCTGTATTGGCTGACCGCCACCGCGGCCTCGTCGGCGCGACTGCACCACGACACCGAACGCGGCTCGGTGCGGTGTCCGGTCCCCGTGGGGGTGGCCGTATTCGGCCACGACATCACGCTGTCGATCCGTCCACTGGCGCAACGACTCTACGACATCCGGCACTGGTCGGAATTCGACCGCGGCGGGCACTTCGCCGCGATGGAGGTCCCGGACCTGTTCGCCGCGGACGTGGGCGAGTTCTTCGGATCGCTGGGCGCCGATCGTTGCCTTGCCGGATGA
- a CDS encoding MarR family winged helix-turn-helix transcriptional regulator, with protein MENIPSRLTGKPSWLITRLSTHAHRLSTDAFAQAGARGYHFRILAALDEFGQASQADIGRRTDMDRSDVVAALNELADHGFIERSPDPDDRRRNLVSITRAGIRQLSRLDRELDAAQDTLLEPLSKQERRDLTALLTRLLEHHR; from the coding sequence GTGGAGAACATCCCGTCCCGTCTGACCGGCAAGCCGAGCTGGTTGATCACCCGGCTGTCCACGCACGCGCACCGGTTGTCCACCGACGCGTTCGCGCAGGCGGGCGCTCGTGGCTATCACTTTCGAATCCTGGCCGCGCTCGACGAGTTCGGGCAGGCCAGTCAAGCCGACATCGGCCGCCGGACCGACATGGATCGCAGCGACGTGGTGGCCGCACTCAACGAACTCGCCGACCACGGTTTCATCGAGCGCTCCCCCGATCCCGATGACCGCCGGCGCAATCTCGTCAGCATCACCCGCGCGGGTATCCGTCAGCTGAGCCGCCTTGACCGTGAGCTCGACGCCGCCCAGGACACGCTCCTCGAACCCCTGTCGAAACAAGAACGACGCGACCTGACGGCCCTACTCACCCGGCTCCTCGAACACCATCGCTGA
- a CDS encoding TA system VapC family ribonuclease toxin, producing the protein MLLDINVLVALSWDQHVHHGVAHERFAQLTEWSTCPVTEAGLVRVLMTESAVGRVVTGAEALGQLAALRTVTGWGFLHDDASLADSVIDLRVLMGRRQVTDLHLVNLAARNGRKLATFDAGLRESLVPADRAWVEVWSA; encoded by the coding sequence ATGCTTCTTGACATCAATGTTCTGGTGGCGCTGTCCTGGGATCAGCACGTCCATCACGGCGTCGCGCACGAGCGATTCGCTCAGCTGACCGAATGGAGTACCTGTCCGGTCACGGAGGCGGGCCTGGTGCGGGTTCTCATGACCGAGTCGGCCGTCGGCCGAGTGGTCACCGGGGCCGAGGCGCTCGGTCAGCTCGCAGCGCTGCGTACCGTCACTGGATGGGGTTTCCTCCACGACGATGCATCGCTCGCAGACTCGGTGATCGACCTGCGCGTCCTCATGGGACGACGTCAGGTGACCGACCTTCACCTGGTGAATCTGGCTGCGCGCAATGGCCGGAAGCTGGCGACATTCGATGCCGGGTTGCGTGAATCGCTGGTGCCGGCGGACCGTGCGTGGGTTGAGGTCTGGAGCGCTTAG